In the Pygocentrus nattereri isolate fPygNat1 chromosome 19, fPygNat1.pri, whole genome shotgun sequence genome, one interval contains:
- the pcp4b gene encoding calmodulin regulator protein PCP4 — MSERQGSGAAGGNSKTSGGQDASKKDVPEDFDIDMDAPETEKAAVAIQSQFRKFQKKKNDEKS; from the exons AGGCAGGGATCCGGCGCAGCGGGCGGCAACAGCAAAACCTCTGGAGGACAAG ATGCTTCCAAGAAGGACGTCCCTGAGGACTTCGACATCGACATGGATGCCCCGGAGACAGAGAAGGCAGCTGTCGCCATCCAGTCACAGTTCAGGAAGttccagaagaagaagaacgaTGAGAAGTCCTAG